Proteins encoded within one genomic window of Ovis aries strain OAR_USU_Benz2616 breed Rambouillet chromosome 1, ARS-UI_Ramb_v3.0, whole genome shotgun sequence:
- the BTLA gene encoding B- and T-lymphocyte attenuator isoform X1 codes for MKTSLTVLGTGKLFWGFFLIPHASIWSINGDKSCDIKLYIKKYSMYVVSSGDPFELECPMKYCANRPAVTWCKLEGNNCLHLGDRLQGSMGWEERKLISVFILHFNQVLASDSGSYRCFVNSSSGFIESHSVTINVTERTQNNSEHPLINTKNASRPLSKEEMVDRQWILYSLLPLGALPLLITCFYLFCCLRRHRGRQKKLSNSTGRDTNLVDVPQFFKSEPTEVNIMESSQTLHLETGIYDNDPWFRVRRESGVYFNLSLEENKQGIVYASLKHSVIGMNPRQATNVQEAPTEYATICVRS; via the exons gAGACAAGTCATGTGATATAAAACTTTACATTAAGAAATATTCCATGTATGTTGTATCATCAGGGGACCCATTTGAACTGGAATGCCCTATGAAATATTGTGCTAATAGACCTGCTGTGACCTGGTGCAAGCTTGAAGGAAACAATTGTTTACATCTTGGTGACAGACTTCAGGGGTCTATGGGTTGGGAAGAAAGGAagcttatttcagtttttattttgcattttaatcaAGTGCTTGCTAGTGACAGTGGGTCATACCGCTGTTTTGTGAACTCTTCATCTGGATTCATTGAAAGCCACTCAGTTACCATTAATGTGACAG aaCGGACTCAAAATAATTCAGAGCATCCTCTTATAA ATACAAAGAATGCCTCAAGACCGCTCTCCAAGGAAGAGATGGTAGACCGACAATGGATCCTTTATAGTTTGCTTCCTTTGGGGGCTTTACCTCTGCTTATTACCTGTTTCTACCTATTCTGCTGCCTTAGAAGGCACCGAG GGAGACAAAAGAAGCTTTCTAATTCAACAGGAAGGGATACTAACCTG gtTGATGTCCCCCAATTCTTTAAGAGTGAGCCAACTGAAGTCAACATCATGGAAAGTTCCCAAACATTGCATTTGGAAACTGGAATTTATGATAACGACCCCTGGTTTAGGGTCCGGAGAGAGTCTGGGGTTTATTTTAACCTAAGcctggaagaaaacaaacaggGCATTGTTTATGCTTCCCTGAAGCATTCGGTCATTGGAATGAACCCAAGACAGGCAACAAATGTGCAAGAAGCACCTACGGAGTATGCAACCATATGTGTGAGGAGTTAA